In one Rutidosis leptorrhynchoides isolate AG116_Rl617_1_P2 chromosome 8, CSIRO_AGI_Rlap_v1, whole genome shotgun sequence genomic region, the following are encoded:
- the LOC139864848 gene encoding polygalacturonate 4-alpha-galacturonosyltransferase-like translates to MAIKRGGSNLGLHRNRGGGGGGGGSQFPILTLVLILILAPMVFYIARGIHSTNSIDQNDSQISISNNQELQNLDWRTRLALQHVKSLFSKEVIDVIKANTDDLGPLSLDSFRKSNFSASWHFDGQENVIDFVNVQETLKGKQEIPLDDDHTLNVDTPTNLARRQLRDKRREKRADDLLKLDDDVTLKLENAAIERSKSVDSAVLGKYSIWRKETDNENIDTTLRLMRDQIIMARVYLSIATMKNKTDMVHELQNRIKESQRALGDVTTDSDLNRSAPEKIKAMGLLLSKARDQMYDCKLVTGKLRAMLQSADEQVRSLKKQSTFLSQLAAKTIPNGIHCLSMRLTIEYYLLSPEKRKFPNSENLENPNLYHYALFSDNVLAASVVVNSTIKNAKEPEKHVFHLVSDKLNFGAMNMWFLLNPPGNATIHVENVDEFKWLNSSYCPVLRQLESAAMKEFYFKADHHTTLSSNLKYRNPKYLSMLNHLRFYLPQVYPKLNKILFLDDDIVVQKDLTGLWKVDLNGKVNGAVETCGESFHRFDKYLNFSNPHIARNFDPNACGWAYGMNVFDLKQWKRRDITGIYHKWQNMNEDRVLWKLGTLPPGLMTFYGLTHPLDKSWHVLGLGYNPSIDKIDIENAAVIHYNGNMKPWLELAMTRYRSYWVKYIKFDHPYIRGCKLNE, encoded by the exons ATGGCAATCAAGAGGGGTGGATCAAATTTGGGGCTTCATAGAAAcaggggtggtggtggtggtggtggtggatctCAATTTCCAATTTTGACACTTGTGTTgattttaattcttgctcctatggTGTTCTACATTGCTCGTGGGATTCATTCAACTAATTCGATCG ATCAAAATGATTCCCAGATTAGTATTAGCAACAATCAGGAGTTGCAAAATTTAGATTGGAGAACGAGGCTTGCTTTGCAACATGTGAAATCTCTTTTCTCAAAGGAG GTTATCGATGTTATTAAGGCGAACACGGATGATTTGGGACCCCTGAGTCTTGATTCTTTTCGAAAAAGCAACTTTTCAGCTTCTTGGCACTTTGATGGGCAAGAAAATGTGATTGATTTTGTTAACGTACAAGAGACCCTGAAAGGCAAACAAGAGATTCCTTTAGATG ATGATCATACTCTGAATGTCGATACACCAACGAACTTAGCGAGAAGG CAATTGAGAGACAAAAGACGTGAAAAACGGGCGGATGATCTACTGAAGCTAGATGATGATGTAACTTTAAAACTTGAAAATGCAGCCATCGAACGGTCAAAGTCGGTTGATTCTGCTGTTCTCGGGAAATACAGCATATGGAGGAAAGAGACTGATAATGAAAACATAGACACAACGTTACGTTTGATGCGAGATCAAATCATCATGGCTAGGGTTTATTTAAGCATTGCAACTATGAAGAATAAGACAGACATGGTTCATGAGCTACAAAACCGGATTAAAGAAAGTCAACGTGCTTTAGGGGATGTAACTACAGATTCTGATCTTAATCGAAG TGCCCCGGAGAAAATAAAAGCTATGGGCCTGTTGCTTTCGAAAGCGAGGGATCAAATGTACGACTGCAAGTTGGTTACAGGGAAACTGAGAGCGATGCTTCAATCAGCAGACGAGCAAGTTCGTAGCTTGAAAAAACAGAGCACGTTTTTAAGCCAGCTGGCAGCTAAAACAATCCCAAATGGAATTCATTGCTTATCGATGCGTTTAACGATAGAGTATTACCTTCTTTCACCTGAAAAAAGAAAATTCCCGAATAGCGAGAACCTTGAAAATCCAAACTTGTATCACTATGCTCTCTTCTCCGATAACGTATTGGCTGCATCGGTTGTCGTCAACTCGACTATCAAGAATGCTAAG GAACCTGAGAAACATGTTTTTCATCTTGTTTCCGATAAATTAAATTTCGGAGCAATGAACATGTGGTTTCTATTAAATCCACCCGGTAATGCGACAATCCATGTAGAAAACGTCGACGAATTTAAGTGGCTAAATTCATCTTACTGTCCGGTTCTTCGACAACTAGAGTCTGCCGCTATGAAAGAATTTTATTTCAAAGCGGATCATCACACAACTCTTTCATCGAATTTGAAATACCGAAACCCTAAGTATCTTTCGATGCTAAATCATCTTAGGTTTTATCTTCCACAAGTGTATCCCAAGTTAAACAAGATCCTTTTTCTTGATGATGATATTGTTGTTCAGAAAGATTTGACTGGGTTGTGGAAGGTTGACCTTAATGGGAAAGTCAATGGTGCCGTTGAAACTTGTGGCGAAAGCTTTCACCGTTTTGACAAGTATTTGAATTTTTCGAATCCGCATATTGCCcgaaattttgacccaaatgcatgtGGATGGGCTTACGGGATGAATGTCTTTGACCTTAAGCAGTGGAAAAGGAGGGATATAACTGGCATTTACCACAAGTGGCAAAACATG AATGAAGACCGGGTTCTATGGAAGCTTGGGACATTGCCTCCAGGGTTAATGACGTTTTATGGGCTTACGCATCCCCTTGATAAATCTTGGCATGTACTTGGTCTTGGATATAATCCAAGCATTGACAAGATTGACATCGAGAATGCAGCCGTTATTCACTACAACGGTAACATGAAACCGTGGCTCGAGTTGGCTATGACCAGGTACCGTTCATATTGGGTCAAATACATCAAGTTTGATCATCCGTACATTCGAGGCTGCAAACTAAACGAATGA